The following proteins come from a genomic window of Mariniflexile sp. TRM1-10:
- a CDS encoding DUF6443 domain-containing protein, with protein sequence MKFIINYTQGFALLLFSIWQMNAQTITPPAEVYMGEPARFTFSDPTNTYFPDGWECPDCELLLDESQARLAYMDAKWDTPGTHIIEIIYTYYDEYYGYWDNDYVTLYVNVLYVPAPTPPKPIVQSNTNGVVTLAWALGKTPPADVTWYWQSTSNGTSTANSNSTIGLTSDGTYYLRAYNATTTDWSDESSSISFTVAPPPTWYYDSDGDGFGDSSSTISSWTQPTNYVNNNLDFCPNDIGIYNGCPTENNENYIHTITYNEPYSESSNLNAVPVTHKIESINYYDGLGRPKQNIGIRAGGNSEDIITHIGYDAYGRQDKEYLPYALASGGGIYRSDALAVTKDYYGTAKYEEDFLGMTTSNINPYSEKNLEASPLSRILEQGAPGADWAVDKNSDSDKTIKFELATNSGTEVKKYEVALTASTTNNVITYIPTLTLDTSSSNNYGHYTEHGLYKTVTKDENWTSGTAHTAEEFKDKQGRVILKRTYGASDINMDGDTLDAGESNAPHDTYYVYDDYGNLTFVLPPKAEPNTALPDAAKLTGLCYQYRYDDKNRLVEKKIPGKDWEYIVYDNLDQPILTQDGNLRMLSPNKWLFTKYDAFGRVAYTGEMSRNISRPSLQAEVNWTPSQYVVKQTSPTTIDGTTIYYNNLAYPTGYITDILTINYYDNYTFDKDASLNLPSTSGGQAIINYNNASATQKLTKGLPTGSKVRVSNQWITTIIGYDSKGRVIYTASDNDYLSTLDVARNTLDFTGKVKKTETLHERDIEPVLVSVITEDVFTYDHMGRLKKQTQELNNTNVLEVIVENTYDDLGQLSSKGVGGKSTQGRLQTINYKYNVRGWLKQINDTKNLGNDLFGFTVNYNAATHGGTPLYNGNISETEWRTANEDSSIKWYKFDYDGLNRLKSAIDNINLFNLSAITYDKNGNITKLNRRGIKYSYGTVGGDEYYGDIDLLTYTYLPNSNRLDKVQDNAYSTIGFRDGANASLEYIYDSNGNMILDANKGITAISYNHLNLPTSISINGSGGTGTISYIYDANGIKQKKLANTSTTYAGNYVYEPYGPADDLKFFSHPEGYVDVDGGYKYVYQYKDHLGNIRLSYQDTGNYEEVYDSDFGSGLDGWEEKYCVNSIANGKLRADLNSINTWKGVKHNFSGFATTAGEVVNVKITFDKGNTQSDVRVVFQEIGSNGYGSFNIKTSDLKTGTFDFSHTMQYTGHSLRILVETFSGTASYFTLDDVSLTQLGLEIVEENNYYPFGMKHHGYNSNPTSSNIALKRKYNGVEYEDALGLNLYEMDVRSYDPAIARFTTMDPVTHHSMSPFMAFDGNPVYWADPSGADSVGADGLTNDQWMEVSRPGGGGFDAMREQRNANNAYNFEQSRNVSVTTGPLESSETDEGWSPLTKDALIDYVSQYFPGKNRDYVSGRAGDLFEDAFIEFATLNPSMFYNFQAVEGRSTESIPDAYSDILSQGNAGLLLHYKANIIEVKTKNVTLTKQIIGFIDELARHPSASRQRNKPVSITFVTLADNYIHSKVISYANSRLGKQLGFVNKVYHFVPQYKIVNGSMSLDFGEKAIFTTNFHSKSKKVKL encoded by the coding sequence ATGAAGTTCATAATAAATTATACCCAAGGTTTTGCATTGCTGCTTTTTAGTATCTGGCAGATGAATGCCCAAACGATCACACCTCCAGCAGAAGTGTATATGGGAGAACCGGCCCGTTTCACATTTTCGGATCCCACCAATACGTATTTCCCGGATGGATGGGAATGTCCTGATTGCGAATTGCTATTGGACGAGAGCCAAGCACGTCTTGCCTATATGGATGCTAAATGGGACACCCCAGGTACACACATTATAGAAATTATTTATACATATTATGATGAGTATTATGGATATTGGGACAATGATTATGTGACATTATATGTGAATGTATTATATGTACCTGCACCTACACCTCCTAAACCTATAGTACAGAGTAACACAAATGGCGTGGTAACACTGGCTTGGGCATTAGGCAAAACACCCCCTGCCGATGTTACTTGGTACTGGCAAAGCACCAGTAATGGAACGAGTACTGCAAACTCCAACAGTACCATAGGTTTAACAAGTGACGGTACCTACTATTTAAGGGCATATAACGCCACAACTACCGACTGGAGCGATGAATCCAGCAGTATCTCCTTTACGGTAGCGCCACCGCCTACTTGGTATTACGATTCCGATGGAGATGGGTTTGGAGATTCTTCATCAACAATATCAAGTTGGACACAACCAACCAATTATGTGAACAACAACCTGGATTTTTGTCCCAATGACATAGGTATTTACAATGGGTGTCCTACCGAAAACAATGAAAACTATATTCATACCATTACTTACAATGAGCCTTATTCGGAAAGCTCGAACTTAAATGCTGTTCCCGTTACACATAAAATAGAATCCATAAATTATTATGACGGTTTGGGTAGGCCCAAGCAAAATATTGGTATACGTGCAGGTGGTAACAGCGAGGATATTATAACACATATAGGGTATGATGCTTACGGTAGACAGGACAAAGAGTATCTTCCATATGCTTTGGCAAGTGGTGGTGGAATATATAGATCTGACGCTTTGGCGGTCACAAAAGACTATTACGGTACCGCTAAGTATGAAGAGGATTTTCTTGGAATGACCACTTCAAATATTAATCCCTATTCAGAAAAAAATCTGGAAGCTTCACCCTTAAGTAGGATACTGGAACAAGGTGCCCCGGGAGCCGATTGGGCGGTAGATAAAAACAGCGATAGTGACAAAACCATAAAGTTTGAACTCGCCACGAATTCCGGTACCGAGGTTAAAAAATATGAAGTGGCACTGACGGCCTCGACTACAAACAATGTCATAACGTACATCCCAACCTTAACCTTGGACACATCCAGTAGCAATAATTATGGTCACTATACCGAACATGGGCTTTATAAAACGGTTACCAAGGACGAAAACTGGACGAGTGGTACAGCGCATACCGCCGAAGAATTTAAGGACAAGCAAGGACGGGTCATTTTAAAACGTACTTATGGTGCCAGTGACATCAATATGGATGGGGACACATTGGATGCAGGTGAATCGAATGCCCCGCATGACACCTATTATGTGTACGACGATTATGGTAACTTAACCTTTGTTTTACCCCCTAAGGCAGAACCCAATACAGCGTTACCTGACGCTGCAAAATTAACGGGATTATGTTATCAATATAGGTACGATGATAAAAACAGGTTGGTAGAAAAGAAAATACCGGGTAAAGATTGGGAATATATTGTTTATGATAATTTGGACCAACCTATCTTGACCCAAGATGGGAACCTACGTATGCTGTCACCAAATAAATGGCTATTTACGAAATACGATGCCTTTGGCAGGGTGGCCTATACCGGAGAAATGTCCAGGAACATTTCGCGGCCCAGTTTGCAGGCGGAAGTAAACTGGACACCTTCCCAATATGTGGTCAAACAAACGTCACCGACGACCATAGACGGTACAACGATCTATTATAATAACCTAGCCTATCCTACTGGATATATCACAGACATTCTGACCATTAACTATTATGACAACTATACGTTCGATAAGGATGCATCATTAAACTTACCGTCTACCTCTGGAGGCCAAGCTATCATTAATTACAATAATGCGAGTGCCACACAGAAACTCACCAAAGGATTGCCAACGGGCAGCAAAGTCAGGGTGTCCAATCAATGGATTACCACGATTATTGGCTACGACAGTAAAGGACGTGTCATCTATACAGCAAGCGATAATGATTATTTGAGTACCCTGGATGTGGCACGGAACACCTTGGATTTTACGGGGAAGGTGAAAAAAACGGAAACTCTGCACGAAAGGGATATTGAACCTGTTTTGGTTTCCGTTATAACAGAGGATGTCTTTACCTATGACCACATGGGCAGGTTAAAAAAGCAGACCCAGGAACTCAACAATACCAATGTATTGGAAGTCATAGTGGAGAACACCTATGATGATCTGGGGCAATTGTCAAGTAAAGGCGTTGGTGGTAAGTCCACCCAGGGCAGGCTTCAAACCATCAATTATAAATATAATGTGCGCGGATGGTTAAAACAGATTAACGATACCAAAAATTTGGGCAACGACCTATTCGGTTTCACTGTTAATTATAACGCGGCCACCCATGGGGGAACACCATTGTACAATGGAAACATTTCGGAGACCGAATGGCGAACGGCCAATGAGGACAGCAGTATAAAATGGTACAAGTTTGATTATGATGGTTTAAACCGTTTAAAGAGTGCCATCGACAATATCAACCTGTTCAACTTAAGTGCCATAACCTACGATAAGAACGGGAACATCACCAAATTGAACAGAAGAGGGATAAAATACTCTTATGGAACCGTTGGCGGTGATGAATACTATGGAGATATAGATCTTTTGACCTATACCTACCTGCCTAATAGCAATCGACTTGACAAAGTGCAGGATAATGCCTATAGTACCATCGGATTTAGGGATGGGGCAAATGCATCCCTGGAATATATCTATGATTCGAATGGCAATATGATATTGGATGCTAACAAGGGGATCACGGCCATTAGTTACAACCATTTAAACCTGCCTACGAGCATTTCGATAAACGGTAGTGGGGGAACGGGGACAATTTCTTATATTTACGATGCAAATGGCATAAAACAAAAAAAATTGGCAAACACAAGTACCACTTATGCTGGCAATTATGTTTATGAACCCTACGGACCTGCGGATGATTTAAAGTTCTTTAGCCATCCTGAAGGTTATGTGGATGTTGATGGAGGTTACAAATATGTATACCAGTATAAGGACCACTTAGGGAATATTAGGTTGAGCTATCAGGATACAGGAAATTATGAGGAGGTATACGACAGCGATTTTGGAAGTGGTCTTGATGGATGGGAAGAGAAATACTGCGTAAACTCAATAGCCAATGGAAAACTGAGAGCAGATTTGAACAGTATCAATACATGGAAAGGCGTAAAGCACAACTTCAGTGGATTTGCCACGACCGCAGGGGAGGTTGTTAATGTAAAGATAACTTTCGACAAAGGCAACACGCAATCTGATGTACGTGTGGTTTTTCAGGAAATAGGATCCAATGGGTATGGCTCATTTAACATTAAGACAAGTGACTTGAAGACGGGGACATTCGATTTTAGCCATACCATGCAGTATACAGGACACAGTCTAAGGATTCTAGTAGAAACTTTTTCAGGTACGGCTTCTTATTTTACATTAGATGATGTAAGCTTAACCCAACTTGGTCTGGAAATCGTGGAGGAGAACAACTACTACCCTTTTGGGATGAAGCATCATGGGTATAATAGTAATCCAACCTCTTCTAATATAGCACTCAAAAGGAAGTATAATGGTGTTGAATATGAGGACGCCTTAGGGTTGAATTTATACGAAATGGATGTGAGGAGTTATGACCCTGCCATTGCTAGGTTTACAACCATGGACCCGGTGACGCATCATAGTATGTCGCCTTTTATGGCGTTTGATGGTAACCCTGTATACTGGGCAGACCCTAGTGGTGCTGACTCTGTAGGTGCAGATGGTTTAACCAACGACCAATGGATGGAGGTGTCTCGACCAGGAGGTGGTGGTTTTGATGCTATGAGGGAACAAAGGAATGCTAATAATGCTTATAATTTTGAGCAGAGTAGGAATGTATCAGTAACTACTGGTCCACTCGAGTCTAGTGAAACTGATGAAGGTTGGTCTCCTTTGACTAAAGATGCACTAATTGATTATGTTTCCCAATATTTCCCTGGAAAAAATAGAGATTATGTATCTGGTAGAGCTGGAGATTTGTTTGAAGATGCATTTATTGAATTTGCAACATTGAATCCATCAATGTTCTACAATTTTCAAGCAGTTGAAGGTAGATCAACGGAATCAATTCCTGACGCTTATTCTGATATATTAAGCCAAGGAAATGCAGGACTGCTTCTTCATTACAAAGCTAATATTATAGAAGTTAAAACAAAAAATGTTACATTGACAAAACAGATAATAGGTTTTATAGATGAGCTAGCCAGACATCCTTCTGCTAGTAGACAAAGAAATAAGCCTGTTAGTATTACTTTTGTCACATTGGCTGATAATTATATACATTCTAAAGTTATTTCGTATGCTAATAGTAGATTAGGAAAGCAGTTAGGTTTTGTCAATAAGGTTTATCATTTTGTACCACAATATAAAATTGTAAATGGGAGTATGTCTTTAGATTTTGGAGAAAAAGCAATTTTTACAACTAATTTTCACTCAAAAAGTAAAAAAGTTAAATTATGA